One stretch of Dyella jiangningensis DNA includes these proteins:
- a CDS encoding FAD-dependent oxidoreductase, with the protein MERRQFLRQAGATLAVASTAGLAGCAQQPMKAAGAHLPPDAAGLAPIRASVDRITGVYVCTRPFRAAGPRIEMQKLGSKTIVHNYGHGGSGWSLSWGSGTLALQMVQSTGARELGVIGCGAIGLTTALLAQQSGLAVRIYAKALPPDVFSMRASGLWTPDSRICDAAHAPGLADRWEMMARISYARYQSLLGLPGRPIEWIDGYSLADAPFGSFHGEVDDEPEYGEFADRVRDLTPRSVELPPGTHPFPEPYVRRYTTLMFNISSYANLLMSEYLAAGGKIEIREFTHPDELQKLPERTIVNATGYGARALFSDESVIPVRGQTARLVPQPEVTYGLRMKDISVVPRSDGIMVQVIGDAGNFNNADVTPRRADSEAAVRELADLMTRMRRS; encoded by the coding sequence ATGGAACGCCGCCAATTCCTGCGCCAGGCCGGCGCGACGCTCGCCGTGGCCTCGACCGCCGGGCTCGCGGGCTGTGCACAGCAACCGATGAAGGCGGCAGGCGCGCACCTGCCGCCCGATGCCGCCGGACTCGCTCCCATCCGCGCCAGCGTCGACCGCATCACCGGCGTATACGTGTGCACGCGCCCCTTTCGCGCGGCGGGCCCGCGCATCGAGATGCAGAAGCTCGGCAGCAAGACCATCGTGCACAACTACGGCCACGGCGGCAGCGGCTGGTCGCTATCGTGGGGCTCGGGCACGCTGGCGCTGCAGATGGTGCAAAGCACCGGCGCGCGCGAACTCGGCGTGATCGGCTGCGGCGCGATCGGCCTGACCACGGCGCTGCTGGCTCAACAGTCCGGCCTGGCCGTGCGCATCTATGCCAAGGCGCTGCCGCCGGATGTGTTTTCCATGCGTGCCTCGGGCCTGTGGACGCCCGACTCGCGCATCTGCGACGCCGCGCACGCGCCCGGTCTGGCGGATCGCTGGGAAATGATGGCGCGCATCTCCTACGCGCGTTACCAGAGCCTGCTGGGGCTGCCCGGCAGGCCGATAGAATGGATCGACGGCTATTCGCTCGCCGACGCGCCCTTCGGTTCGTTCCACGGCGAAGTGGACGATGAACCCGAGTACGGCGAGTTTGCCGACCGCGTACGCGATCTCACGCCACGTTCCGTCGAACTGCCACCCGGCACGCATCCCTTTCCCGAACCGTACGTGCGCCGCTACACCACGTTGATGTTCAACATCAGCAGCTATGCCAACCTGCTGATGTCCGAATACCTCGCCGCCGGCGGCAAGATCGAGATCCGCGAGTTCACCCATCCCGACGAATTGCAGAAGCTGCCCGAGCGCACGATCGTCAATGCCACCGGTTATGGCGCGCGTGCATTGTTCAGCGACGAATCGGTGATTCCCGTGCGCGGACAGACGGCGCGACTGGTGCCGCAGCCGGAAGTGACCTATGGCCTGCGCATGAAGGACATCAGCGTGGTGCCGCGCAGCGACGGCATCATGGTGCAGGTGATCGGCGATGCCGGCAATTTCAACAATGCAGACGTCACGCCGCGCCGCGCGGACTCCGAAGCCGCCGTGCGCGAGTTGGCGGATTTGATGACCAGGATGCGCCGCAGCTGA
- the uvrD gene encoding DNA helicase II: MDVSHLIDKLNDAQREAVCAPPGNYLVLAGAGSGKTRVLTHRIGWLTQVEHISPWAILAVTFTNKAAGEMRARLDQLIPGGTQGLTVGTFHGIAHRLLRRHWREAGLPEGFQILDADDQQRIVKRVVTGLGLDEARFPPRQATWQINQWKDEGKRADTIEHRDHPMTRTLVQIYQAYEEACRRAGLVDFAELLLRAHELWLNNPQILDHYRDRWRYLLIDEFQDTNTLQYAWIRVLAGSTGQVFVVGDDDQAIYGWRGAKVENVQQFLRDFPGAKTIKLEQNYRSTATILKAANSVIARNGGRLGKQLWTDGGDGERIALYASYNEQDEARFVVERIREYVAEHGEARDIAILYRSNAQSRNFEEQLMQRDIRFRVYGGQRFFDRAEIKDALAYLRLASNRHDDAAFERAVNTPPRGIGDRTLDVLRRRARVEGSSMWESALSELSGGKELAGRAKNAVKAFLSMIEDMARAFAGTETGNALALAEQIDHAITHSGLRDFYEKDSRGNAESRVENLDELVNVASRFELTPDDVEAGLSELAAFLSHAALEAGEGQGESWDDCVQLMTLHSAKGLEFPVVFLVGMEEGLFPSQRSVEDEGRLEEERRLAYVGITRARERLFITYAESRRMHGVEMLARPSRFLSEIPPELIDEVRPRVQVSRPLYGARPSGGSISLDEPMPLKLGQRVSHPSFGEGVVVSAEGSGAHMRIQVNFASAGSKWLVYAYANLTPV; the protein is encoded by the coding sequence ATGGATGTCTCCCACCTGATCGACAAGCTCAACGATGCGCAGCGCGAAGCGGTCTGCGCTCCACCTGGCAACTACCTCGTGCTCGCCGGCGCCGGCTCCGGCAAGACGCGCGTGCTCACGCATCGCATCGGCTGGCTCACGCAGGTGGAACACATCTCGCCGTGGGCGATTCTTGCGGTGACCTTCACCAACAAGGCCGCCGGCGAGATGCGCGCGCGTCTGGACCAGTTGATTCCGGGCGGAACGCAAGGCCTTACCGTGGGCACTTTCCACGGCATCGCCCATCGCCTGCTGCGCCGCCATTGGCGCGAGGCCGGGCTGCCGGAAGGTTTCCAGATCCTCGATGCGGACGACCAGCAGCGCATCGTCAAGCGCGTAGTCACCGGGCTGGGCCTGGACGAAGCGCGCTTTCCGCCGCGCCAGGCTACCTGGCAGATCAACCAGTGGAAGGACGAAGGCAAGCGCGCAGACACCATCGAGCATCGCGATCACCCGATGACGCGCACGCTGGTGCAGATCTACCAGGCCTATGAAGAAGCCTGCCGTCGCGCGGGCCTGGTGGATTTCGCCGAGCTGCTCCTGCGCGCGCACGAGCTGTGGTTGAACAATCCGCAGATCCTCGATCATTACCGTGATCGCTGGCGCTACCTGCTGATCGATGAGTTCCAGGACACCAACACGCTGCAATACGCGTGGATCCGCGTGCTCGCCGGCAGCACCGGCCAGGTGTTCGTGGTGGGCGACGACGACCAGGCCATCTACGGCTGGCGCGGCGCGAAGGTGGAGAACGTGCAGCAGTTCCTGCGCGATTTCCCCGGCGCCAAGACCATCAAGCTGGAGCAGAACTACCGCTCCACGGCTACCATCCTCAAGGCCGCCAACAGCGTGATCGCGCGCAACGGCGGCCGCCTCGGCAAGCAGCTGTGGACCGATGGCGGCGATGGTGAACGCATCGCGCTGTACGCCTCGTACAACGAACAGGACGAAGCGCGTTTCGTGGTGGAGCGCATCCGCGAGTACGTCGCCGAACACGGCGAGGCGCGCGACATCGCCATCCTCTATCGCTCCAACGCGCAGTCGCGCAACTTCGAAGAACAGCTGATGCAGCGGGACATCCGCTTCCGCGTGTACGGCGGCCAGCGCTTCTTCGACCGCGCCGAAATCAAGGATGCGCTCGCCTATCTTCGCCTGGCGTCCAACCGTCACGACGACGCCGCGTTCGAGCGCGCGGTGAACACGCCGCCACGCGGCATCGGCGACCGCACGCTGGACGTGCTGCGCCGTCGTGCGCGTGTCGAAGGCAGTTCCATGTGGGAGTCCGCGCTCAGCGAGTTGAGCGGCGGCAAGGAACTGGCCGGCCGCGCGAAGAATGCGGTGAAGGCCTTCCTGTCGATGATCGAGGACATGGCGCGCGCATTCGCCGGCACGGAGACGGGCAACGCACTCGCGCTGGCCGAACAGATCGACCACGCCATCACGCACAGCGGCCTGCGCGACTTCTACGAGAAGGACAGCCGTGGCAACGCCGAATCGCGGGTGGAGAACCTGGACGAGCTGGTCAATGTCGCCAGCCGTTTCGAGCTCACGCCCGACGACGTCGAGGCCGGCCTGAGCGAACTCGCGGCGTTCCTTTCGCATGCCGCGCTCGAAGCGGGCGAAGGCCAGGGCGAGTCGTGGGACGACTGCGTGCAGTTGATGACACTGCACTCGGCCAAGGGCCTGGAATTCCCGGTGGTGTTCCTGGTGGGTATGGAAGAAGGCCTGTTCCCCAGCCAGCGCTCGGTGGAAGACGAGGGCCGCCTCGAAGAGGAACGCCGCCTCGCCTATGTCGGCATCACCCGTGCGCGCGAGCGACTGTTCATCACGTATGCGGAATCGCGCCGCATGCACGGCGTGGAAATGCTGGCGCGGCCTTCGCGTTTCCTGTCGGAGATTCCGCCGGAGCTGATCGACGAGGTGCGGCCGCGCGTGCAGGTGAGCCGTCCGTTGTACGGTGCGCGCCCGAGCGGCGGCTCGATCTCGCTGGACGAACCCATGCCGCTCAAGCTGGGCCAGCGCGTCAGCCATCCGAGTTTCGGCGAGGGCGTGGTGGTGAGTGCCGAGGGCAGCGGTGCGCACATGCGTATCCAGGTGAACTTCGCCTCGGCCGGCAGCAAGTGGCTGGTCTATGCGTACGCCAATCTGACGCCGGTGTGA
- a CDS encoding alpha-glucosidase family protein, producing MSEAPWWRGAVTYQIYPRSFMDTNGDGVGDLPGIIAKLDYIASLGVDAIWIAPFFRSPMADFGYDIADYREVDPLFGNNDDFDRLLAKAHALGIKVMIDQVLSHTSTEHAWFKESRQSRTNAKADWYVWADAREDGTPPNNWLSLFGGCAWQWEPRRGQYYLHNFLTSQPDLNFHNPDVRRAVLDAVKFWLDKGVDGLRLDAINFCFHDQQLRDNPPKPEDKRVGRGFSPDNPYAFQYHYYNNTRPENIAFLEDLRALMDQYRDVAAIGEISSEDSLATTAEYTSGRRLHMGYSFELLTDDFSAAYIRGTVQNLEAQMLEGWPCWAISNHDVSRVLTRWGNGDASPRLANLLSAMVCSLRGSVCVYQGEELGLTEADVPFEALQDPYGITFWPTFKGRDGCRTPMPWNGGINAGFSVGEPWLPVPAEHRALAVSLQETADDSALNGFRTFMAWRKAQPALRWGNIRFIDTPEPVLAFTRQHGGDTVLVAFNLSTQDVSLPLPGIGATTAIEGHGLAQGTLANDVLSLPGHGALFARVG from the coding sequence ATGAGTGAAGCACCGTGGTGGCGCGGAGCCGTCACCTACCAGATCTATCCACGCAGCTTCATGGATACCAATGGCGACGGCGTCGGCGACCTGCCGGGCATCATTGCCAAGCTCGACTACATCGCGAGCCTGGGTGTGGACGCGATCTGGATCGCCCCGTTCTTCCGCTCGCCGATGGCCGATTTCGGCTACGACATCGCCGACTACCGCGAAGTCGATCCGCTGTTCGGCAACAACGATGACTTCGATCGCCTGCTCGCCAAGGCGCATGCGCTCGGCATCAAGGTGATGATCGACCAGGTGCTCAGCCATACCTCGACCGAGCATGCCTGGTTCAAGGAAAGCCGCCAGAGCCGCACGAACGCCAAGGCGGACTGGTACGTGTGGGCCGATGCGCGCGAAGACGGCACGCCACCCAACAACTGGCTGTCGCTGTTCGGCGGCTGCGCGTGGCAGTGGGAGCCGCGCCGCGGGCAGTACTACCTGCACAACTTCCTGACCTCGCAGCCGGACCTCAACTTCCATAACCCCGACGTGCGCCGCGCGGTGCTCGACGCGGTGAAGTTCTGGCTGGACAAGGGCGTGGACGGCCTGCGCCTGGACGCGATCAACTTCTGCTTCCACGACCAGCAGCTGCGCGACAACCCGCCCAAGCCGGAAGACAAACGCGTGGGCCGCGGTTTCAGCCCGGACAACCCGTACGCGTTCCAGTACCACTACTACAACAACACGCGGCCCGAGAACATCGCGTTTCTGGAGGACCTGCGCGCGTTGATGGACCAGTACCGCGACGTGGCGGCGATCGGCGAAATCTCCTCGGAGGATTCGCTCGCCACCACCGCCGAATACACCAGCGGCCGTCGCCTGCACATGGGTTACAGCTTCGAGCTGCTCACCGACGATTTCAGCGCAGCCTATATCCGCGGCACGGTGCAGAACCTCGAAGCGCAGATGCTGGAAGGCTGGCCCTGCTGGGCCATTTCCAACCACGACGTCTCGCGCGTGCTCACGCGCTGGGGCAACGGTGACGCCTCGCCGCGCCTGGCCAACCTGCTGAGCGCCATGGTCTGCTCGCTGCGCGGCTCGGTGTGCGTGTATCAGGGAGAAGAACTCGGCCTCACCGAAGCGGACGTACCGTTCGAAGCGCTGCAGGATCCCTACGGCATTACCTTCTGGCCGACCTTCAAGGGCCGCGACGGATGCCGCACGCCGATGCCGTGGAATGGCGGCATCAACGCCGGTTTCAGCGTGGGCGAACCGTGGCTGCCGGTACCGGCGGAACACCGCGCGCTCGCCGTGAGCCTGCAGGAAACCGCCGACGACTCCGCGCTCAACGGCTTCCGCACCTTCATGGCCTGGCGCAAGGCGCAGCCGGCGTTGCGCTGGGGCAACATCCGCTTCATCGACACGCCCGAGCCGGTGCTGGCCTTCACGCGCCAGCATGGCGGCGACACCGTGCTGGTCGCATTCAACCTGTCCACGCAGGACGTCAGCCTGCCGCTGCCTGGGATAGGCGCCACCACCGCGATCGAAGGCCACGGCCTGGCCCAGGGCACGCTGGCCAATGATGTACTTAGCTTGCCCGGCCACGGCGCGCTGTTCGCACGCGTCGGCTGA
- a CDS encoding serine hydrolase domain-containing protein, with product MKAIAPAIARSARLVLAAALAMSASHSYAQIQITPLPEPKAATITQIGAHELTGGDVGPWLDEQMARAMSNGGIAGAVAVVVKDGNVVASKGYGYANVAARKPVDPASTMFRAASVSELFTWTAVMQLAEQHKLELDADINRYLDFQIPPRDGKAVTLRDLMTHTAGFEDVLRDRYAADAATLMSNEAWLKRWIPARIYPAGDVPAHSAYGAALAGYIVQRVSGMPFDTYVERHIFMPLGMQHASFRQPLPADVQADAPPGYRSAEASPQSFARRTAAPAEGLSISGDDMARFMIAHLQFGRAGEAQLLEQASVKAMHDYLRAAIPGLPGMALGFARMDRDGQVILGHAGGIADFHSLVALFPEQHAGIFIAMDGHPDGGWPRALADAFDARYFPPLPQLKSPTLPTAKQHAGQIAGRYASSITSQSNVLALRDLFQPLWVGVAADGTLRVPQLGAESWREVKPYVWVDDASGHQLAALVRDGKVRMWSIDTLSPAQVFLPASGWAPGRVAGVLMTLLAIFALVALSWPVVALLRRRNIGIALPEGDERWYRLSRIVPIFHLAFAGGWALMLPRLGAPHLDMRLLLLQIVGVLAVLGTIPVAIETWRAWRTPGAWWRRLSDVVLLMACLGAIAFIVNFHLLGPGYNY from the coding sequence GTGAAAGCCATCGCGCCTGCCATCGCCCGCAGCGCTCGACTTGTGCTGGCGGCCGCACTGGCAATGTCCGCATCGCACTCCTACGCGCAGATACAGATCACCCCGCTGCCTGAACCCAAGGCCGCCACCATCACGCAGATCGGTGCGCACGAGCTCACCGGCGGCGACGTCGGGCCATGGCTCGACGAACAGATGGCCCGGGCCATGTCGAACGGCGGCATCGCGGGCGCCGTCGCCGTGGTGGTGAAGGACGGCAACGTCGTCGCATCGAAGGGCTACGGTTACGCGAACGTGGCGGCCAGGAAACCGGTGGATCCGGCGAGCACGATGTTCCGGGCAGCATCGGTGTCGGAGCTGTTCACCTGGACGGCGGTGATGCAGCTTGCGGAGCAGCACAAGCTCGAACTCGATGCGGACATCAACCGCTACCTCGACTTCCAGATCCCTCCGCGCGACGGCAAGGCCGTGACCCTGCGCGATCTGATGACGCACACGGCGGGGTTCGAGGACGTGCTCCGCGATCGCTACGCCGCCGATGCGGCCACGCTGATGAGCAACGAGGCGTGGCTGAAGCGATGGATACCGGCGCGAATCTATCCCGCAGGCGACGTGCCCGCGCACTCCGCTTACGGCGCCGCACTGGCGGGCTACATCGTGCAGCGCGTCTCCGGCATGCCGTTCGACACGTATGTCGAGCGGCACATCTTCATGCCGCTCGGCATGCAGCACGCCAGCTTCCGGCAACCGCTGCCCGCCGATGTGCAAGCCGATGCCCCGCCTGGCTATCGAAGCGCCGAAGCGTCACCGCAGTCGTTCGCTCGGCGAACCGCGGCCCCAGCGGAGGGGCTGTCCATCAGCGGCGATGACATGGCGCGCTTCATGATCGCGCACCTGCAGTTCGGCCGCGCCGGGGAGGCGCAGCTCCTGGAACAGGCCAGCGTGAAGGCGATGCACGACTACCTGCGGGCCGCCATCCCGGGTTTGCCAGGCATGGCGCTGGGGTTCGCGCGCATGGATCGCGACGGCCAGGTCATCCTTGGTCATGCCGGCGGCATCGCGGACTTCCATAGTCTCGTCGCGCTGTTTCCAGAACAGCACGCGGGCATCTTCATCGCCATGGACGGCCACCCGGATGGCGGGTGGCCACGAGCATTGGCCGATGCTTTCGATGCGCGCTATTTCCCGCCGCTGCCGCAGCTGAAATCGCCGACCTTGCCGACCGCGAAACAGCATGCCGGCCAGATCGCAGGTCGATATGCCTCAAGCATCACGTCGCAAAGCAATGTGCTCGCCCTGCGCGACCTGTTCCAGCCGCTATGGGTCGGCGTGGCAGCCGACGGCACGCTGCGCGTTCCGCAGCTCGGCGCGGAATCCTGGCGTGAAGTGAAGCCGTATGTCTGGGTGGACGATGCCAGCGGGCACCAGCTGGCCGCACTCGTGCGCGACGGCAAGGTGCGCATGTGGTCGATCGATACGCTGTCGCCGGCGCAGGTGTTCCTGCCTGCGAGCGGGTGGGCTCCAGGCCGCGTGGCTGGCGTGCTGATGACCTTGCTTGCGATCTTCGCGCTTGTCGCCTTGTCGTGGCCGGTGGTGGCGCTGCTGCGTCGGCGGAACATCGGGATCGCGCTGCCGGAAGGCGACGAACGCTGGTATCGCCTCAGCCGCATCGTACCCATCTTCCATCTGGCGTTTGCCGGTGGCTGGGCGCTGATGCTGCCGCGGCTGGGCGCGCCGCATCTGGACATGCGCCTGCTGCTGTTGCAGATCGTCGGCGTGCTCGCCGTGCTGGGCACGATTCCGGTCGCTATCGAGACCTGGCGTGCCTGGCGCACACCGGGCGCGTGGTGGCGGCGGCTCAGTGACGTCGTGTTGCTGATGGCCTGCCTGGGGGCGATCGCGTTCATCGTGAATTTCCATCTGCTGGGTCCGGGCTACAACTACTAG
- a CDS encoding heme biosynthesis HemY N-terminal domain-containing protein, with translation MKLWRWILLLVIVAALAAFGWHWVAEDPGYVLVQLRGWQAETTVVAAVVILLLAWAVLGAVWFAVRWPFGALTRRHRRLSRQKMGEGLVALMEGRHGDAERDLHRASRLDTLRGPALLAAAEAASRRGENTRALTTLDEAGQVAPRAARVLRARVLRREGKPTEAVNLLAADADSGSLTPGGWRELALAALAAGDTRRARMALDPLQKGGALGARGYAALEAQVLTASLRGAPDAAALNALWTQLPKAQRRVPAAVDAYARQAASFGMVLPAMDEVESALRREWSPLLIETYGALGAEDIEARLRRAESWLDAHPNDAALLLTLGRMCVRLSLWGKAAQYLERSLALSPSSGAWEALGDVYAGQSDAVMAQRCYRNALALARGEPTTSLPQGARGTRLDTRPIAMEERSEHGVPRLPE, from the coding sequence ATGAAGCTTTGGCGCTGGATCCTGCTGCTGGTGATCGTGGCGGCGCTGGCCGCATTCGGCTGGCATTGGGTCGCCGAAGATCCCGGTTACGTGCTGGTGCAGTTGCGCGGCTGGCAGGCAGAGACCACGGTGGTCGCCGCGGTGGTCATCCTGCTTCTCGCGTGGGCCGTGCTTGGAGCCGTGTGGTTTGCCGTGCGCTGGCCGTTCGGCGCGCTCACGCGCCGCCATCGCCGGCTCAGCCGGCAGAAGATGGGCGAAGGATTGGTGGCATTGATGGAGGGCCGCCACGGCGATGCGGAGCGCGACCTGCATCGTGCCTCGCGCCTGGATACCTTGCGCGGCCCGGCGCTGCTCGCCGCGGCCGAAGCGGCATCGCGGCGCGGCGAGAACACCCGCGCGCTCACCACGCTGGACGAAGCCGGCCAGGTGGCGCCGCGCGCCGCGCGCGTATTGCGTGCGCGCGTGCTGCGTCGCGAAGGCAAGCCCACCGAGGCGGTGAACCTGCTTGCGGCCGATGCCGACAGCGGCAGCCTGACGCCGGGCGGTTGGCGCGAACTCGCACTCGCCGCGCTGGCCGCGGGCGATACCCGCCGGGCACGCATGGCGCTGGATCCCCTGCAGAAGGGCGGTGCCCTTGGCGCACGCGGTTACGCCGCACTGGAAGCGCAGGTATTGACCGCCTCGTTGCGTGGCGCGCCGGATGCCGCCGCGCTCAACGCACTGTGGACGCAGCTGCCCAAGGCACAGCGCCGCGTGCCGGCTGCGGTGGACGCCTACGCGCGCCAGGCGGCCTCGTTCGGCATGGTGCTGCCGGCGATGGACGAAGTGGAGTCGGCGCTGCGCCGCGAATGGTCGCCGCTGCTGATCGAAACCTATGGCGCGCTCGGTGCCGAAGACATCGAGGCGCGCCTGCGCCGCGCCGAATCCTGGCTGGATGCGCATCCCAACGATGCCGCCTTGCTGCTCACCCTCGGCCGCATGTGCGTGCGGTTGAGTCTCTGGGGCAAGGCCGCGCAATACCTGGAGCGCTCGCTGGCGCTGTCGCCCAGCAGCGGTGCATGGGAAGCGCTGGGCGATGTCTATGCGGGCCAGAGCGATGCGGTCATGGCGCAGCGCTGCTATCGCAACGCACTCGCGCTTGCCCGCGGCGAACCGACCACCTCGTTGCCGCAAGGCGCCCGCGGCACGCGGCTGGATACGCGGCCCATCGCGATGGAAGAGCGCAGCGAGCACGGCGTGCCGCGGTTGCCGGAGTAA